Below is a genomic region from Chloroflexi bacterium ADurb.Bin180.
GCCGACGTGCTGGCGCGCTACCACCGGTTGATGGGCGATGACGTGTTCTTCCTCACGGGAACGGATGAGCACGGCCAGAACATCGAGCGCATCGCAGCCGAGAAAAAGGTCACTCCGAAAGAGTACTGCGACGAAGTGGTGGCGCAGTTCCGCGGAGCGTGGCGAACGCTGGACATCTCCAACGACTATTTCGTGCGTACCACTGACGAGCGCCATATCCAGGCCGTGGGCAAGTTCGCCACAGCCCTGCTCGCGTCGGGCGACGTCTACCGGGACCAGTACAAAGGCTGGTATTGCCCGCGCTGTGAGGCCTTCTTCCAGCCAGAGGAGCTGCTGCCAGAGCACCTGTGTCCCATCCACAAGCGCAGTTGCGAATGGACCGAAGAGGAGAACTACTTTTTCGCCCTGTCACGCTACCAGGAGCGGCTGATGGACCTGGTTGGCGAGACTGACTTTGTGCTCCCAGAGACCCGCCGCAACGAACTGCTGGGCGTGCTCAAACAGGGTCTGCAGGACTTTTCCATCTCGCGGGAGCGCGTGCACTGGGGCGTGCCCCTGCCAGGCGACCCAAAGCAAGTGCTCTATGTGTGGGTCGACGCATTGCTCAACTATATCACCGCTATCGGTTACGGCGACGACGAAGCGACCTTCAAGCGCTACTGGCCGGCCGATGTGCACCTGATGGCCAAAGAGATCATCCGTTTCCACTGCCTGTATTGGCCGGCAATGCTGATGTCCGTCGGGCTGCCCGTACCGAAGCGAGTTTTCGCCCACGGCTGGCTGACCAAGGATGGCCAGAAACTGAGCAAGACTACCGGCAATGTCATCGATCCCTTCGACCTGGCCAGACGTTTTGGATCAGACGCGGTCCGTTACTTTTTCCTGCGCGAGGGTTCGTTCGGAGCGGACTGGGACTATACCGAAGCGGCGTTCATTCGCCGCTACAATGCGGACCTGGCCAACGACCTGGGCAATCTGCTGAACCGCACCGTGCAGATGGTGGTGCGCTACTTTGACGGCAGGGTTCCCGCTCCGTCCGGCGAGTCTACAGATGCTGACCGCCAGCTTGTCGAGCCAGCGGCTGCGCTGCGAGGTAACCTGGAAAGGGCGTTGGAAGCGGATGCGCTGCAGGATGTTCTCATCCTGCCTGGCAGTCTCGTGGTCGAGGCCAACAAGTATGTGCAGGCGACCGCACCGTGGGAGTTGGCCAAGGCGCGCAAGAGCGGCGACGAGCATGCCGGCCGACGGCTGGCTACGGTCTTGTACAACCTGATCGATGTTCTGCGCCTGCTCGGTTATGCCTTCGCTCCGGTGATGCCGCGCAAAGGTCCCGAGCTGCTGGCACAGATTGGCTTGTCAGCCCGCATCGAGGGCGGGTGGGCAGAACAGATGCGGATCGGGGCCTACCCCGCAGGCACAGTCGTCAAGCCGGGAGCGGTGCTCTTCCCCAAGTACCAGGTCGAGGCGAACTAGTCCTCCGCGCGCCCCTCGGAACGCAGGAACGCTTCGGTCTCGCCAAGAGTCGGCAGCCCGGGTCTTCCGCCCAGGGCCAGGCAGTTGAGGGCCGCGACGGCATTGGCAAAGGTGGCGGTTCGGTGCGGCGGCCAACCCCGCAGCAGGCCGTAGATGAATGCCCCGTGAAAGGCATCGCCCGCACCGGTCGTGTCGAGGGCGTTGACTCGAAAGCCCGGCACGCGCACGCTCTCATCGCGGCTGCGGTACAAACACCCCCGCGCGCCCAGTGTGGTGACCACCAGGCGCGTCCCGCCCTTTAGCAGTCTGCCCACCGCCGTCTCCAGGTCGCTCTCGCCCGAGTATGCGGTCGGAAACAGCGAGTTGGTGATCAGCACATGCACCCACGGCAGGAGATCCTCAAGGCCCGGCCGGGGACGGTTGGCGTCGAGCACAACAGTGCCGCCCGCCTCGTGCACGATCCTGGCTGCCTCAATTGCTGCCGCCATATGGTGGCCGTCCAGGTGGAGAAAAGGCGCGGCCGCAATGTAGTCGCGGTCTCTTTTGTCGAGCTGCAGAGGAGTGGTTGTTCCCCGGTAGCACAGGATGACTCGCTTGGCGGTCTTGGTCTGAACCAGGGAGAAGCACACCGCCGAGCGTGCGCCCGGCTGCACGCGTAGTCTCTGGGTGTCAATGCCCTCCTGCTGAAAGGCGGCCAGAGCCGAGCGTCCCGGTTCGTCGCCGCCCAGCGCGCCGATGTACCCCGTGCGCACGCCAAGGTGCGCCAGAGCGCTGAGGGCAGTCGCGACCGGGCCGCCGCCAGAGATAGCGAAATCGGACATAGATTCTGTAGGAGCGTCAAAGTCGGGGATGTGGTCGAGGATGCCCAGGTAATCCCACGAGCAGTAGCCCAGACCGATGACCTCACACGGCGGCATGATCAGAGTGACCCGCCCTGACGGGTTCCATCGCCTGTAGGCGCCTGTAGCATCGCCCTGAGCTGCCCCTCGCTCAGAGTGGGGATGCCCAGCTCCTCGGCTTTGGCCAGCTTGCTGCCAGGGTTCTCACCCAGGAGCAAGAAATCAACCTTCTTGCTCACGGTGTCGACCACTTTCCCGCCATTGGACGTAACCAGTTGCGTGGCCTGCTCGCGGCTGAGCGAAGGCAGCGTGCCTGTGATAACGAATGCCTTGCCGGACAGAGGGCCCGTCGCCGCAGCCCTTGGCGCCTCACCCTCCATCCGCACTCCGCCGCGCTTGAGCTTGGCCAGGATCCGGCGTGCCTGCTCGCTGGCGAAAAAGTCCACTACGTTGGCAGCGTTGACCGGTCCAACCCCGGGGATTTGCTGCAATTGCTCGGCCGTCGCCCGGCCGAGCTCGTCGACGGAGCTCACATGATGCGACAACACCTCGGCGACGACGTCACCGATGCCGCGGATGCCGAGTGCCGCCAGGAGACGGGGCAGAGGGCGGGCCTTGCTGGCGGAAATCGAGTCGAGCAGGTTCTGCGTGCTCTTCTCAGCAAAGCCGGGCAGGGCAAGGATGTCCTCGGGCCGGAGAAAGTACAAATCGGCCAAGTCGTGCAGCAGTCCCCGGTCGACAAACAGCTGCGCGAGGCGTTCGCCAAAGCCATCAATGCCCATCACCGCCGCCCAGTGGATGATGCGCTGCACGGCCTGGGCCGGGCAGGCCGGGTTCACGCAGTAGACGGCGACCTCGCCTTCAGACTTGACCGCCGGAGAATGACAGACGGGACACTCTTTGGGCAAGGTGATGACCGTCTCGGCTCCAGTGCGCAACTCCACGAGAGGCCGCTCTACCTGAGGGATCACATCGCCGGCGCGCTTGACAACCACGATGTCGCCCACGCGGATATCCTTGCGGGCAATGTCCTCAAAGTTGTGCAGGGTTGCTCGCTCGATGGTGACTCCGCCCAGCTCCACAGGTTCGAGGATGGCAAAGGGGTTGAGCGTGCCCGTTCGCCCGACGTTGATGCCCAGTTCCTTGAGCCGGGTTGTGGCCTGACGGGGCGCGAACTTGAACGCCAGCATGCCACGAGGGTCCTTGCCCACCACACCAAGGTCCTCCTGAACGGTCAGGTCATTGACCTTGAACACCACGCCGTCAGCCTCGTAGGGCAGGTCATCGCGGCCGGCCATCCACCGTTCGGCGTACGCCAGGGCGCTATCCAGGTCATCGTGCAGCGCGGCATCCTGGTTCACCGGAAAGCCGAGCTGGCGGAGGTACTGCAAGACCTCCCACTGCGTGCGGGGAACAGGGCCGCTGCTGCTGATGATCGAGTAGACCCACAGCCGAATACGCCTGGAGGCGGTGACCGCAGGATCCAGTTGGCGCAGACCACCGGCGGCGGCGTTGCGGGGGTTGGCGAAGGTCTTTTCGCCCTTCTCGACCTGAGCCCGGTTGAGCTCCTTCAGGTCCGAGATCCTCATATAGGCCTCGCCGCGCACGACCAGCCTGGAAGGCGCAGCGTGGCCGTCGGAGGGGAGGGGGATGCGCAAAGGAACAGAGGGTACGGTGCGCAGGTTGGCAGTGATGTCCTCTCCCACATCCCCGTCGCCTCTGGTGGCGCCGAGCGCAAAGACGCCATCCTCATAATGTAGGACCACCGTCAGGCCATCGATTTTGGGTTCGACCACGAACTGGGGACGGTAGGACGAGGGCAGAAGCCTGGCTATTCGGTCGTACCAGGCGCGCACCTCAGCCTCGCTGACAGCGCTGGCGAGGCTGAGGACAGGTGACGGGTGCCGCACTTTGACGAACTGTGCCTGAGGCTCCCCACCGACCCGCTGGGTCGGCGAGTCCGGCGTAACCCATTGCGGGTGTTGCGCCTCTAGCTTCTGCAGGCGTTCAAACAGTGCATCGTACTCGGCATCGCTGATCTCGGGAGCGTCCTGCACATAGTACAGGTAAGCGTGGTGCCGGATCGCCGCCCTCAGCTTTTCAAGCTGCTCCTTCTCGTCATTCGCTGTCATGCCGTCCCCGCCCAGCGATCGTCAGGTTCTTACCTGCGGATGTCGGGAAGCCACGCGCGGAATGGCTGGTACTCGCCAAAGTCGCGGATGATGCTCACCGAGTCCTCGCCGGTGTTGGACACGACCACCTGGTTGGTGAGCGGATTCACGGCGATGCCCCGGAAGAGCCCCGCGCCCACCCCGAGGGTGAGCGCCCAACGACCTTCGTCAGCGTCATAGACGTAGACCACGTTGCCCGTGGCGCTGCAGACAAAGACGTTGTTGGTGCGGGGATTGACCGCTACTGCATCCAGGCCGCTGACGACAGGCGGCGAAAGCGTGGCGATGACCGAGTCGGTGCTGCCATCGAGAACAACCAGCTTGCCACTGGTGGTGGCCACATAGATGCGGTCGGTAACCGAATTCACGGCCACACCATAGGGCGCCGGCGCCGGAACCTGGTCGTTGTAGGAAAGGTTGATCGTCTTGACCACCGTCTGGGTAACGCCGTCGATGATGGCGATGCCCCCAGCGTTGTCGGCAGGATAGCCACGGAAGGTAAGGTAGACGCGATTGGTGCGCGGGTTGACCGCGATTTGACCGGGCACCGGGCCAACAGGTATCGTCTTGATCGCAGCGAGGGTGTCGCCGTTGATGAGCGTGACTGAGTTGAGAGCCGTATTGGCGACATAGATGGTGTTCGTGCTGGTCAACACCGCTACTGCGCCAGGTGCCGCGCCTTCTGGCAGGGCAACCTCGTCAATGTGCCGGTTAGAACACGAGTTAAAGACGCTCATGCTGTTGCTGGCAGTGTTGACCACGTAGAGGCGGCACTGATCCGGGTCGGCAGCAAGGCTGGTCGGCCGATCCCCTCCCGACGGCAGTTGGGTCTTGCGCCAGTTCAGAAAGCCATCCAGGCTGGTGATGGTATCCTCGCCGCTGTTGGCGACAAAGAAGCGGTTCAGTCCGTACAGCACTGCTACACCCTGAGGCTGCCGCCCGACTGGCAGCGTCTGCACCACGGCAATAGCTGGGGTTGCCGTGGGCTTTGGAGTAGCGGTTGGGAGGCGGGTGGCGGTGGGAGTCGCGGTGGGCGGAGCGGCTCCTTCCTCTTCGATCCAGATATCGTCAATGTAGAGCTGATCCTGGCCACCGGATTTGACGTTCTCGCCCTCGACAAAGATCGTCAGCCGGTCGCTTTTGGCTTCGACCAGGGCGTTGATCTGTACCCACTCCTTATCCTGTCCGTGCCACGGGGCCCAGACAATGTCGGTTGACTTGGGATTGGCTCCACCGGCAGGATGAACACCGATGCGCTTGCGGATCTTGTCGTTCTGCACTGCGCTACCGATGCCACCATAGATACTATAGACCCACACGTGGACGGTGTATTTCTTGCCCGCCTGGATGCTGGCCGAGCCCGCGGAGGTTAGCGCGGTGGTCTGCAGTATGCCGGCATACCAGGGTGAATTGTCACCCCAGATTTGCTGGCTGGCGACGCCCTGGTGCTTGTGCAGCGTCGAGCGAAGGAACTGGGGGCTGGAGGTCGGGTTCAAGTCGTAGGGCACCCACGATTGCGCTACCTGACCCGAACCATAGATGTAGAAGGGGCCCTCAAAGTCACCGTTCAAGAGAACTGCGCCCAGCGACCGGGCCTGCTGAGCTCGGCCCGGCAGTACTGCCAGGAGAACCAGACACACTGCTGCTAGAGCGACAACACCCGTTCGACGCCTGTTCATTGCCAACCTCCTCACTGTGTGCGATCAGCAACAGGAGTTAGTATAGCACAGAAAATGACGCCGCGCAACGGCGCGCAACGCCGGCGAGTTACCGGGCAGGACGGTTTGTCATTTGGCTTTTTTTGGGATAGAATCGGCCCGATTCCGCGGGCGATACGTCCGTGCAGGAGGCGACAAATGAATCTGGCCAAGCTGATCCGCGATGTCCCCGATTTTCCGGTGAAGGGTGTCCTCTTCAAAGACATCACCACCATGATCAAGGACCCTGATGCCTTTCAGGAAGCCATCGATGCGCTAGTGGATCGCTACATTGACCAGGACATTGACCTGGTGGCGGCAATCGAGTCGAGGGGCTTTATCTTTGGCGCGCCGATGGCCTACGAGCTGGCGGCGGGATTCATTCCCATTCGCAAGCCGGGCAAACTGCCTGCGGACAAGATCAGCGCGAGCTATACCCTCGAGTACGGTACCAACACCCTGGAGATTCACAAGGATGCTATCCGGCCGGGGCAGCGCGTCCTGCTGGTTGACGACGTGCTGGCGACCGGTGGGTCGGCCAAGGCGGCTGCCGAGCTGATCGAGAAGCTGGGCGGCAAAGTCGTCGGGATCGTGTTTCTTGTGGACATAACTTTCCTCAAAGGAATGGAGAAGCTGCGCGGTTATGATGTCTTCTCCCTGATCAAGTTCTAGGTGGTGCAGGCAATCAATGATGAACGCGGGCAAAGTCAAAGAGCTTAGGGCCCAGCGCGAGCACCTTCAGACCGAGCTCAAGCGCCTCAAGATGTACCTTGAAGATGAAGTCGAACGCGTGATTGATGGCGGTGAGGACTCGGTTGACGCCGCCTCAGATCTCTATGAGCGCGAGAAGACGCTTTCCATCATCGGTACCTTGGAGAAGAGGCTGAGCGCCATTGAGCACGCCCTCCAGCTGGCGGTGAAGGGCGAATACGGCATCTGCGAAGTGTGCCACCTGCCGATTGACCCGGCAAGGCTGGAGGCAGTTCCATCGACAACGACCTGTGTCCGCTGTCAGGAGAAACTGGAGCGTTCGCAGCGCCGCAGGGTGCCAACCGCCTTGGCTATGCGGGGAGAGGAATGAACGCTAACGAGTGACATCAGCAATGTCACTCGTTTATTGTGAGCGGGGGTTAGGCCCCCAAAGGAGGAGGCAATTGGCCAAGATGACCGAAATCCGCTGGCACGGGCGTGCCGGGCAAGGCATCGTTACAGCCAGCGAGCTACTGGCGGAAGCGGCCCTGAAGGAGGGCAAGTACTTCCAGGCGTTTCCCGAGTATGGCCCGGAGCGCATGGGCGCACCGATCAAGGCCTACACTCGCATTAGTGACGAGCCGATTGAGATCCACTACCAGATCCTCAACCCTGAGGTCGTGGTGGTGGTGAATCCCAACTTGCTCGGCGTGATTGATGTCACGGAAGGGCTCGCGGCCGATGGCGTTCTGGTGGTGAACACTCCCGAGAGCCCGGCGCAGGTCCGGCAGCGGCTGCATCTGGTTGGCAAGAAGGTCAGGGTCTTTGCGGTTGACGCGACGCGTATTGCCCTGGAGACAATCAGGCGGGATATCCCAGCCACCTTGATGCTCGGTGCGGTCATCCGTGCGGCAGGGCTGGTTAAGGTGGAGAACACACTCCACCTGATAGAGGAAAAGCTGGGCGCCAAGCTCCGCTCCGAAGTTGTGCAGAGCAACGTGACGGCGCTGCGACGGGCGTACGAAGAAGTTCAAGAAGGGTAGTGACAAATGGCCAAAGCGAATGCCACGTGGAAAGAAGCCAATATCGCCGGAATGGTGCTGGAGCCCGGTTCGGCTGCGGAATACGAGACCGGGACCTGGCGCGTGCAGCGCCCGGTGCACGACGCCGGCAAATGCACTCACTGCATGATGTGCTGGGTCTTTTGCCCTGACTCGTGCATCATCGTCAAGGACGGGCGCTGGCAGGAATTCGACTACTTTCACTGCAAGGGCTGTGGAATCTGCGCCAGCGTCTGCCCGGTCAAGGTCGAGGCGCACGAGGTGACGGGCAAGCCCGGCAAGGTCATTCAAATGACCGATGAGAAGAAGTGATGGATAGGAGGAACAGCAACATGGTTGTTTCGACGAAACGGGCCCTGGAGGGGGCACACGCCTCGGCGGAGGCGATGCGCCAGATCAATCCCGATGTCGTAGCTGCCTATCCGATCACCCCTCAGACGGCCATTGTGCAGACCTACTCTCAGTATGTTGCTGATGGCGAAGTAGACACCGAGTTCATCGCCGTCGAAAGCGAGCACGCGGCGATGAGTGCCTGTATCGGCGCGGCCGCAGCAGGCGGGCGAGTAATGACTGCCACTGCAGCCAATGGACTGGCATTGATGTGGGAGGAGCTCTACATCGCGGCCTCCATGCGATTCCCCATCGTCATGTCGTGCGTGAACCGCGCCCTGTCAGCTCCGCTGAACATCCACTGCGATCACTCGGATTCGATGGGTGCTCGTGATGCGGGATGGATTCACCTCTTTTCCGAGACCGGCCAGGAAGCCTATGACAATACGATTCAAGCGGTGAGGATCGCTGAGCACCCGGATCTTTTGCTGCCGGTGATGGTGATGCAAGACGGATTCATCACTGGCCACGCGGTAGAGCTGGTCGAAGTAGCCGACGACGCCAGTGTCAAGCACTTTGTCGGCAGCTACACTCCGCAGCACAGCCTGCTGGATATCGACCATCCGAAGACGTTCGGGGCCTGGGATCTCTACGATTACTACTTTGAACACAAGCGGCAGCAGACCGACGCGCTGAGCAAGGCGATGAAGGTCATCGTGGACGTCGGCGATGAGTTTGGGCGCACCTTTGGTCGCAAGTACGGCGCCTTCGAGGCCTATGGTATGGATGATGCCGAAATGGCCATCGTGGTTCTCAGCTCGACCGCCGGCACGTGCCGCACCGTGATCAAGGAGTTCCGCAAGAAGGGCGTCAAGGTCGGCCTGCTAAAGCTGCGTGTTTTCCGGCCGTTCCCGGCAGACGAGCTGGCGGCGGCGCTGCGGGGCCTCAAGGCTGTGGCCGTGCTGGATCGGTCGATCAGCTTTGGCTCGATGCAGGGCGCGGGCCCGGTGTTTCTCGAGCTCTGCGCGGCGCTCTACGCTGCCGGCGTCAGGACAAAAGCAGTGAACTATATCTACGGACTGGGTGGACGCGACGTACTTCCCGCTGACGTCGAGCGGGTGGTCCAGGAACTGCAGCAACTCGCAGACACGGGTAAGGTCGCGTCGCTCGTGAGCTATCTCGGATTGAGGGAGTAGGAGTATGGCGATCAATCTTAAAGAACAGACTGCCAAGCCAGAGAGACTGGGTCCCGGTCACCGCTTTTGCGCTGGCTGCGCCGAACCCATCGTGATTCGCCAGATCCTCAACGCGATTGAAGAACCAGTCGTGGTAGGTGCCGCGACCGGCTGCACCGAAATCGCCACTTCGATGTACCCGACCACGGCCTGGAACGTGCCGTGGATTCACAATGCCTTTGAGAACGTTTCCACGACCATCAGCGGCGTAGAGTCGATGTACCGCTCGCTCGTTCGCCAGGGCAAGATCCCGGAACGCAATCTGCGCTTTGTGGCCATCGGCGGCGACGGGGCAACCTATGACATCGGCCTGCAATGGCTGTCTGGTGCTCTGGAGCGTGGTCATCGCTTCATCTACGTATGCCTCAACAACGAGGCATACATGAATACAGGTATCCAGCGCAGCTCGGCCACGCCTACGGGGGCACATACCACCACCTCGCCATCGGGCAGCGTCATCCCCGGGAAGGTGCAGTGGAGAAAGCCGCTCACCGAGATCATTGCTGCCCACCATATCCCCTACGTGGCTCAGGCATCGCCCAGCAACTGGCGCGACTTGATGGAAAAGGCACGCAAGGCGGCGGCGGCCAACGGGCCGTCGTTCTTGAACGTTCTCGCCAGCTGCAACAGGGGCTGGCGCCACGCTACCGACACCACCATCGACGTCATGCGCCTGGCTGTCGAAACCTGCTACTGGCCTCTATACGAGGTGGACAACGGTGTCTGGAAGCTGAATTTCAAGCCGAAGGAAAAGAAGCCGGTCGAGGAGTGGCTCAAGACGCAGGGTCGGTTCAGCCACCTGTTCCAACCGCAGTTCAGGCATGTGATCGAGGAGATCCAGGCGCGCGTCGATGAGGAGTGGGCGGCCCTGGTAAAGAAATGTGAGGCAGCCTAGTACGAACAGACCCTAGGTATCGCGAGGTGCCTAGGGTCTTATTTCGCCAGTGGATGGAGGCACTAGATGAGCAGGTTGGTCGTATCGAACCACCCGCTGATACGGCACAAAGTCACCTTGCTGCGCAGCAAAGACACAGAGCCGAAAAAGTTCCGCGAACTGATTCGCGAAGTGGCGATGCTGCTGGCCTATGAAGCCACGGCGGATCTGGGCCTGGAGGAATGTCTGGTGCAGACTCCACTGGCCAGCACCATCGGCTATGAACTGACTGACAAGATCGGTCTGGTACCCATCCTGCGCGCCGGACTGGGTATGGTCGAGGGAATCTGGGAGCTGATGCCTGCCGCGGAGGTCTGGCATATTGGGCTCTATCGCGATCACAAAAGTCTGCAGCCGGTGCAGTATTACAACAAGCTGCCGGTGCACCCGACGGTGCAGGTCTGCCTGATTCTGGACCCCATGCTGGCCACGGGCGGCTCGGCTGTGGCGGCGGTCGATGTGCTGAAGAAGTGGGGTGCCAAACGCATCAAGTATGTGGGCATCATTGGCGCCCCCGAGGGTGTCGAACGCCTCCGCACTGCCCACCCCGATGTGGATATCCATCTGGCGGTTCTGGACGATCACCTCACTCCCGCGCCCGTGAACGAGAAAGACCCTCCGCAGGGCTATATTGTTCCCGGGCTGGGTGACGCGGGGGATCGCCAGTTCGGTACTGGTTGAGCCGGAACTCGGGCCGGCCCGCGCCAAGCTAT
It encodes:
- the metG gene encoding Methionine--tRNA ligase, with the protein product MLARYHRLMGDDVFFLTGTDEHGQNIERIAAEKKVTPKEYCDEVVAQFRGAWRTLDISNDYFVRTTDERHIQAVGKFATALLASGDVYRDQYKGWYCPRCEAFFQPEELLPEHLCPIHKRSCEWTEEENYFFALSRYQERLMDLVGETDFVLPETRRNELLGVLKQGLQDFSISRERVHWGVPLPGDPKQVLYVWVDALLNYITAIGYGDDEATFKRYWPADVHLMAKEIIRFHCLYWPAMLMSVGLPVPKRVFAHGWLTKDGQKLSKTTGNVIDPFDLARRFGSDAVRYFFLREGSFGADWDYTEAAFIRRYNADLANDLGNLLNRTVQMVVRYFDGRVPAPSGESTDADRQLVEPAAALRGNLERALEADALQDVLILPGSLVVEANKYVQATAPWELAKARKSGDEHAGRRLATVLYNLIDVLRLLGYAFAPVMPRKGPELLAQIGLSARIEGGWAEQMRIGAYPAGTVVKPGAVLFPKYQVEAN
- the ydjH_1 gene encoding putative sugar kinase YdjH; translation: MPPCEVIGLGYCSWDYLGILDHIPDFDAPTESMSDFAISGGGPVATALSALAHLGVRTGYIGALGGDEPGRSALAAFQQEGIDTQRLRVQPGARSAVCFSLVQTKTAKRVILCYRGTTTPLQLDKRDRDYIAAAPFLHLDGHHMAAAIEAARIVHEAGGTVVLDANRPRPGLEDLLPWVHVLITNSLFPTAYSGESDLETAVGRLLKGGTRLVVTTLGARGCLYRSRDESVRVPGFRVNALDTTGAGDAFHGAFIYGLLRGWPPHRTATFANAVAALNCLALGGRPGLPTLGETEAFLRSEGRAED
- the ligA gene encoding DNA ligase, whose product is MTANDEKEQLEKLRAAIRHHAYLYYVQDAPEISDAEYDALFERLQKLEAQHPQWVTPDSPTQRVGGEPQAQFVKVRHPSPVLSLASAVSEAEVRAWYDRIARLLPSSYRPQFVVEPKIDGLTVVLHYEDGVFALGATRGDGDVGEDITANLRTVPSVPLRIPLPSDGHAAPSRLVVRGEAYMRISDLKELNRAQVEKGEKTFANPRNAAAGGLRQLDPAVTASRRIRLWVYSIISSSGPVPRTQWEVLQYLRQLGFPVNQDAALHDDLDSALAYAERWMAGRDDLPYEADGVVFKVNDLTVQEDLGVVGKDPRGMLAFKFAPRQATTRLKELGINVGRTGTLNPFAILEPVELGGVTIERATLHNFEDIARKDIRVGDIVVVKRAGDVIPQVERPLVELRTGAETVITLPKECPVCHSPAVKSEGEVAVYCVNPACPAQAVQRIIHWAAVMGIDGFGERLAQLFVDRGLLHDLADLYFLRPEDILALPGFAEKSTQNLLDSISASKARPLPRLLAALGIRGIGDVVAEVLSHHVSSVDELGRATAEQLQQIPGVGPVNAANVVDFFASEQARRILAKLKRGGVRMEGEAPRAAATGPLSGKAFVITGTLPSLSREQATQLVTSNGGKVVDTVSKKVDFLLLGENPGSKLAKAEELGIPTLSEGQLRAMLQAPTGDGTRQGGSL
- a CDS encoding NHL repeat protein yields the protein MNRRRTGVVALAAVCLVLLAVLPGRAQQARSLGAVLLNGDFEGPFYIYGSGQVAQSWVPYDLNPTSSPQFLRSTLHKHQGVASQQIWGDNSPWYAGILQTTALTSAGSASIQAGKKYTVHVWVYSIYGGIGSAVQNDKIRKRIGVHPAGGANPKSTDIVWAPWHGQDKEWVQINALVEAKSDRLTIFVEGENVKSGGQDQLYIDDIWIEEEGAAPPTATPTATRLPTATPKPTATPAIAVVQTLPVGRQPQGVAVLYGLNRFFVANSGEDTITSLDGFLNWRKTQLPSGGDRPTSLAADPDQCRLYVVNTASNSMSVFNSCSNRHIDEVALPEGAAPGAVAVLTSTNTIYVANTALNSVTLINGDTLAAIKTIPVGPVPGQIAVNPRTNRVYLTFRGYPADNAGGIAIIDGVTQTVVKTINLSYNDQVPAPAPYGVAVNSVTDRIYVATTSGKLVVLDGSTDSVIATLSPPVVSGLDAVAVNPRTNNVFVCSATGNVVYVYDADEGRWALTLGVGAGLFRGIAVNPLTNQVVVSNTGEDSVSIIRDFGEYQPFRAWLPDIRR
- the apt gene encoding Adenine phosphoribosyltransferase, with the protein product MNLAKLIRDVPDFPVKGVLFKDITTMIKDPDAFQEAIDALVDRYIDQDIDLVAAIESRGFIFGAPMAYELAAGFIPIRKPGKLPADKISASYTLEYGTNTLEIHKDAIRPGQRVLLVDDVLATGGSAKAAAELIEKLGGKVVGIVFLVDITFLKGMEKLRGYDVFSLIKF
- a CDS encoding RNA polymerase-binding transcription factor, with the protein product MMNAGKVKELRAQREHLQTELKRLKMYLEDEVERVIDGGEDSVDAASDLYEREKTLSIIGTLEKRLSAIEHALQLAVKGEYGICEVCHLPIDPARLEAVPSTTTCVRCQEKLERSQRRRVPTALAMRGEE
- the porC gene encoding Pyruvate synthase subunit PorC, with amino-acid sequence MTEIRWHGRAGQGIVTASELLAEAALKEGKYFQAFPEYGPERMGAPIKAYTRISDEPIEIHYQILNPEVVVVVNPNLLGVIDVTEGLAADGVLVVNTPESPAQVRQRLHLVGKKVRVFAVDATRIALETIRRDIPATLMLGAVIRAAGLVKVENTLHLIEEKLGAKLRSEVVQSNVTALRRAYEEVQEG
- the porD gene encoding Pyruvate synthase subunit PorD, whose protein sequence is MAKANATWKEANIAGMVLEPGSAAEYETGTWRVQRPVHDAGKCTHCMMCWVFCPDSCIIVKDGRWQEFDYFHCKGCGICASVCPVKVEAHEVTGKPGKVIQMTDEKK
- the porA_1 gene encoding Pyruvate synthase subunit PorA — encoded protein: MVVSTKRALEGAHASAEAMRQINPDVVAAYPITPQTAIVQTYSQYVADGEVDTEFIAVESEHAAMSACIGAAAAGGRVMTATAANGLALMWEELYIAASMRFPIVMSCVNRALSAPLNIHCDHSDSMGARDAGWIHLFSETGQEAYDNTIQAVRIAEHPDLLLPVMVMQDGFITGHAVELVEVADDASVKHFVGSYTPQHSLLDIDHPKTFGAWDLYDYYFEHKRQQTDALSKAMKVIVDVGDEFGRTFGRKYGAFEAYGMDDAEMAIVVLSSTAGTCRTVIKEFRKKGVKVGLLKLRVFRPFPADELAAALRGLKAVAVLDRSISFGSMQGAGPVFLELCAALYAAGVRTKAVNYIYGLGGRDVLPADVERVVQELQQLADTGKVASLVSYLGLRE
- the porB_1 gene encoding Pyruvate synthase subunit PorB, which codes for MAINLKEQTAKPERLGPGHRFCAGCAEPIVIRQILNAIEEPVVVGAATGCTEIATSMYPTTAWNVPWIHNAFENVSTTISGVESMYRSLVRQGKIPERNLRFVAIGGDGATYDIGLQWLSGALERGHRFIYVCLNNEAYMNTGIQRSSATPTGAHTTTSPSGSVIPGKVQWRKPLTEIIAAHHIPYVAQASPSNWRDLMEKARKAAAANGPSFLNVLASCNRGWRHATDTTIDVMRLAVETCYWPLYEVDNGVWKLNFKPKEKKPVEEWLKTQGRFSHLFQPQFRHVIEEIQARVDEEWAALVKKCEAA
- the upp gene encoding Uracil phosphoribosyltransferase produces the protein MSRLVVSNHPLIRHKVTLLRSKDTEPKKFRELIREVAMLLAYEATADLGLEECLVQTPLASTIGYELTDKIGLVPILRAGLGMVEGIWELMPAAEVWHIGLYRDHKSLQPVQYYNKLPVHPTVQVCLILDPMLATGGSAVAAVDVLKKWGAKRIKYVGIIGAPEGVERLRTAHPDVDIHLAVLDDHLTPAPVNEKDPPQGYIVPGLGDAGDRQFGTG